In Mycobacterium gallinarum, a single window of DNA contains:
- a CDS encoding dihydrodipicolinate reductase — protein sequence MSATDDLDAVLALAPDCVLYCATAVRREAEAIADIVTYLEAGINVVTISTIPMVYPPAAPPEWRAAVEAATAKGNSTFYATGAEPGFISLNIPTALLAGAGTVESYRMDEYAIDLDKSYPIWDVLHESMGFGKPEGHVPARIASGKVNHDWETVVRYIADILGLELDGVELDWETLPAPTDLETALGVIPKGTVCAHRWQLAGVVDGRKAVAVQYFATVTSTPWPQRWPRPSRADQGGMVFRVEGRPSMSLELYMEQSASDRVNPGVAVTALAAVNSIPEVVDAAPGVLANPLAGPSIVSRQSRTRRQ from the coding sequence ATTTCGGCAACCGACGACCTCGACGCGGTGCTGGCGCTCGCGCCGGACTGTGTTCTCTACTGTGCCACTGCCGTTCGGCGGGAGGCTGAAGCGATCGCCGACATCGTGACCTATCTCGAGGCGGGGATCAACGTCGTGACGATCTCGACGATCCCGATGGTCTATCCGCCCGCTGCGCCACCGGAGTGGCGTGCTGCCGTGGAAGCCGCAACGGCCAAGGGTAATTCGACGTTCTACGCGACCGGCGCCGAGCCGGGTTTCATCAGTCTGAACATCCCCACGGCCCTACTCGCGGGCGCTGGCACCGTTGAGTCCTATCGGATGGATGAATACGCGATCGATTTGGACAAGTCCTATCCGATCTGGGATGTCCTGCACGAATCGATGGGGTTCGGAAAACCCGAAGGGCACGTACCCGCCCGAATCGCTTCGGGCAAGGTCAACCACGACTGGGAGACCGTGGTGCGCTACATCGCCGACATCCTGGGGTTAGAACTCGACGGTGTCGAACTGGACTGGGAAACACTCCCCGCGCCAACGGATCTGGAGACCGCGCTCGGCGTGATCCCGAAGGGGACGGTTTGCGCGCACCGGTGGCAGCTCGCCGGCGTCGTCGATGGGCGGAAGGCGGTCGCGGTCCAGTATTTCGCAACGGTGACTTCTACACCTTGGCCGCAACGCTGGCCTCGGCCGTCAAGGGCGGACCAGGGCGGCATGGTGTTCCGAGTCGAGGGGCGGCCGAGCATGTCCCTGGAGCTGTATATGGAGCAGTCGGCCTCAGATCGGGTCAACCCGGGCGTGGCGGTGACAGCGCTGGCTGCCGTCAACTCGATACCGGAAGTCGTCGACGCGGCCCCTGGCGTGCTCGCCAATCCATTGGCAGGTCCCTCAATTGTGAGCAGGCAATCGCGGACTAGACGTCAGTAG
- a CDS encoding acyl-CoA dehydrogenase family protein → MGDADEDDIDLDLLREAARDFLTGRVAQDSLKELAAMDWTGLLVEEKLGGSGWRPVESTIIAEELGRVQNSSTWFGCALSAAALASAPADVRDRWLPAMLDGTATAGCALSGDTVRVASGDVIDILITLGHNGIHLVELSAAMTRSPDDELLDVSRAAWRIDVSAADSVLIGGPERADHLLAMARLLLSADSLGAFSATFERLVSYLKERIAFGVPIASFQAVQHRLVDLLVFEAKARAVIMKAARALTSEDATKDAIALSAAAHAFVSAKAPAAVDECMQLSGGIGFTWEYPLHHELRRVFTNAYLLGTARASRALFADKAGW, encoded by the coding sequence ATGGGGGATGCGGACGAGGACGATATCGACCTCGATCTGTTGCGCGAAGCGGCACGCGATTTCCTGACCGGACGAGTCGCACAGGACTCTCTCAAAGAACTCGCGGCCATGGATTGGACCGGGCTGCTCGTCGAGGAGAAACTCGGCGGCAGCGGATGGCGCCCCGTGGAGTCGACGATCATCGCCGAGGAACTGGGCCGCGTACAGAACTCGTCGACATGGTTCGGTTGTGCGCTGTCTGCTGCGGCGTTGGCTTCAGCGCCCGCCGATGTGCGGGACCGGTGGTTGCCCGCCATGCTGGACGGGACCGCGACAGCGGGGTGTGCATTGTCCGGCGACACCGTCCGGGTCGCCTCTGGCGATGTGATCGACATCTTGATTACCCTGGGCCACAACGGCATTCATCTGGTCGAACTATCCGCTGCGATGACGCGAAGTCCCGACGACGAGCTATTGGACGTCAGCCGCGCGGCATGGCGCATCGACGTCTCCGCGGCGGACAGCGTACTGATCGGAGGGCCCGAACGAGCGGACCATCTGCTTGCGATGGCCAGGCTACTGCTGAGCGCGGATTCGCTGGGAGCGTTCTCGGCCACCTTCGAGCGACTGGTGTCCTACCTCAAAGAGCGCATCGCGTTCGGAGTGCCGATCGCCAGTTTCCAAGCGGTGCAACACCGACTGGTCGATCTGTTGGTGTTCGAGGCGAAGGCGCGTGCGGTCATCATGAAAGCCGCCCGAGCATTGACCTCTGAGGACGCCACGAAGGATGCGATCGCGTTGTCCGCCGCAGCCCATGCCTTCGTCAGCGCCAAGGCGCCCGCCGCCGTCGATGAGTGCATGCAACTGTCGGGCGGCATTGGATTCACCTGGGAGTACCCCTTGCACCACGAACTGCGTCGGGTGTTCACCAACGCCTATCTGCTCGGGACGGCTCGCGCGAGCCGCGCGCTATTCGCCGACAAGGCCGGCTGGTGA
- a CDS encoding DUF7715 family protein → MKILVATRLTQGTAPTDYHHCVEGELVWMQEPCDRDLRNPSMPCGCGRGFTGAASHRATTTAMVVDTEMTREEVVLAFNTSLVDGGWPSEWAEAVADDNLEIAAQLPAGTIIIRELEKYFLRGALFQGPGAD, encoded by the coding sequence ATGAAGATCCTCGTTGCCACGCGCCTGACACAGGGGACGGCGCCGACGGACTATCACCACTGCGTCGAAGGCGAATTGGTGTGGATGCAGGAACCCTGCGACCGAGACTTGAGGAACCCCTCTATGCCATGCGGATGTGGCCGCGGCTTCACAGGCGCCGCATCACATCGTGCGACCACGACCGCAATGGTCGTCGACACCGAGATGACACGCGAAGAAGTCGTGCTCGCGTTCAATACCAGCCTCGTCGATGGCGGATGGCCAAGCGAGTGGGCAGAAGCAGTTGCCGACGACAACCTCGAGATCGCTGCTCAGCTTCCCGCGGGAACCATAATCATTCGAGAATTGGAGAAGTACTTTCTCCGAGGGGCGCTTTTCCAAGGTCCGGGTGCTGACTAA
- a CDS encoding LLM class flavin-dependent oxidoreductase — protein sequence MFTLRFDMRAPSFGAPPTELYAAASEMSAWAETRGCIAAVLCEHHCADDGYLPSPLLLGAAIAARTKQLMLNLVILLPFYDPARLAEDMAVLDHISAGRATYVFGIGYRAEEYAHFGLSLSDRGRLADEKLGLLRRLLAGEEVLHGGRRMKVTPRPRTPEGPMMSWGGASLAAARRAGRNGLGLLANGVVPGMREAYENASRDAGYDPGFMMLPERDTATNVFVADDVDAAWDEIGKYLLHDALAYSEWNPDNTVSANITTAKTVDELRHESTSHVILPVDDARSRLAAGEVFNINPLCGGIPPEIAWKYLKRFAELD from the coding sequence TTGTTCACACTCCGCTTCGACATGAGGGCGCCGTCCTTCGGTGCACCGCCGACCGAGTTGTACGCGGCGGCAAGTGAAATGTCGGCGTGGGCCGAGACTCGCGGGTGTATCGCCGCGGTGTTGTGCGAACATCACTGCGCTGATGACGGCTATCTTCCTTCGCCGCTGTTGCTCGGTGCGGCGATTGCCGCGCGCACCAAGCAACTGATGCTGAACCTGGTGATCCTCCTGCCGTTCTACGACCCCGCCCGGTTGGCCGAGGACATGGCGGTGTTGGACCACATCAGTGCGGGACGGGCGACATACGTCTTCGGAATCGGCTACCGGGCAGAGGAATACGCCCACTTCGGCCTATCCCTCTCTGATCGCGGTCGCCTCGCCGATGAGAAGCTCGGGTTGTTGCGTCGGCTACTCGCCGGCGAGGAGGTTCTTCATGGCGGGCGGCGAATGAAGGTGACGCCACGTCCGCGCACACCAGAGGGTCCGATGATGAGTTGGGGCGGGGCGAGCCTCGCCGCGGCCCGTCGTGCGGGACGCAACGGTCTCGGTCTATTGGCCAACGGTGTGGTGCCGGGGATGAGAGAAGCGTACGAGAACGCCAGTCGCGACGCCGGTTACGACCCCGGGTTCATGATGCTGCCCGAACGAGATACCGCAACCAATGTCTTCGTCGCAGACGATGTCGACGCGGCGTGGGATGAGATCGGCAAGTACCTCTTGCACGACGCGCTCGCGTACTCCGAGTGGAATCCCGACAACACCGTCTCGGCCAATATCACCACCGCCAAGACTGTCGATGAACTGCGGCACGAATCGACGTCCCACGTGATACTGCCGGTCGACGATGCACGAAGTCGGCTCGCCGCAGGTGAGGTGTTCAACATCAATCCGCTGTGTGGCGGAATACCGCCCGAGATCGCATGGAAGTACCTGAAGAGATTCGCCGAACTGGACTAG
- a CDS encoding nuclear transport factor 2 family protein, giving the protein MTDRDEVFDLTVRYATAIDSRQYELLSTVFTEDADLNYGEVGQWKSAADIIEFMDLAHAGAANTLHRMSNQVIEIDNDAATVRTYVDALILAADGSGVNAIGFYDDAAVRTPDGWRISKRTFSPVRLGTVAALS; this is encoded by the coding sequence ATGACCGACCGCGACGAGGTATTCGACCTGACGGTGCGCTACGCCACCGCCATCGACAGTCGTCAATATGAGCTGCTCTCAACGGTCTTCACCGAAGATGCGGACCTAAACTATGGCGAGGTCGGTCAGTGGAAAAGCGCAGCCGACATCATCGAGTTCATGGATCTTGCCCACGCGGGGGCGGCGAACACCTTGCACCGCATGAGCAATCAGGTGATCGAAATCGACAATGACGCCGCGACGGTTCGAACGTACGTCGACGCGTTGATTCTTGCCGCCGACGGTTCGGGCGTGAACGCGATCGGCTTCTACGACGACGCAGCGGTCCGCACCCCCGACGGCTGGCGAATCAGCAAGCGGACGTTCTCACCCGTTCGACTCGGCACGGTGGCGGCGCTCTCATGA
- a CDS encoding HNH endonuclease signature motif containing protein, translated as MRSGSDRDAIVAAYDRLDAAYDEVATLSYTAVTVPERLTLLHRLEAMRRRQPTIEHTLIQGLLSEIAPGELCAKNWSEVLQQRLRISAHDALRRLNEAKDLGPRTTLTGETLEPMLPNVAKRQAAGELGGEHVRIIRKFLHNLPAAVDYETREGCEETLAQVAADQTPDILRKAADRLAALVNPDGEFDDVDRARRRHVTIYNQGIDGMSKISGLLDPELRATLDAVFAKLAAPGMCNPDDDTPCVDSDPSTEAKSADTRNQSQRNHDALKAMGRLVLASGELGQHNGLPVTIIVSTTLQELESESGHAITGGGTLLPMRDVIRLASHAHHYLSVFDKHTREPLYLGRTKRLASSGQRIVLHAIDRGCTKPGCTAPGYRCQVHHAELDWAEGGLTNITDETLACGPHNRLVMEGGWRTRKRRDGTTEWIPPPHLDSGQSRVNNYHHPERYLTAAEKGSE; from the coding sequence ATGAGGTCGGGATCGGATCGGGATGCGATTGTCGCCGCGTACGACAGACTTGACGCGGCGTACGACGAAGTGGCGACTTTGAGCTACACCGCTGTGACCGTGCCCGAACGGCTGACACTGCTCCACCGCTTGGAAGCCATGCGTCGTCGCCAGCCAACCATTGAGCACACCCTGATTCAGGGGTTGCTTAGCGAGATTGCCCCAGGAGAGCTATGTGCCAAGAACTGGAGCGAGGTGCTGCAACAACGACTGCGGATCAGTGCCCACGATGCGCTTCGGCGCTTGAACGAGGCGAAGGATCTGGGTCCGCGGACAACGCTCACCGGCGAAACACTGGAGCCGATGTTGCCTAACGTGGCCAAGCGCCAGGCAGCGGGCGAACTCGGCGGCGAGCACGTCCGGATCATCCGCAAGTTCTTGCATAACCTGCCGGCTGCGGTCGACTATGAAACGCGCGAAGGCTGCGAGGAGACCTTGGCGCAGGTCGCCGCCGACCAAACGCCCGACATATTGCGTAAGGCAGCCGACCGTTTGGCCGCACTGGTCAATCCGGACGGGGAATTCGATGACGTTGATCGCGCAAGACGCCGTCACGTCACCATTTACAACCAGGGCATCGATGGGATGAGCAAGATTTCTGGATTGCTTGATCCTGAACTACGCGCCACACTCGATGCCGTTTTCGCCAAGTTGGCCGCCCCCGGGATGTGCAATCCCGACGATGACACTCCGTGTGTCGATAGCGACCCGTCCACCGAGGCAAAGAGCGCGGACACCCGCAACCAAAGTCAGCGCAATCACGATGCGCTGAAGGCCATGGGCCGCTTGGTGCTGGCCTCCGGTGAACTGGGTCAGCACAACGGATTACCAGTGACCATCATCGTGTCGACCACACTGCAGGAGTTGGAGTCGGAGAGCGGCCATGCGATAACCGGCGGAGGCACCCTCCTGCCGATGCGTGACGTGATTCGGCTGGCGAGCCATGCCCACCACTATCTTTCGGTGTTCGACAAACACACCCGAGAGCCGCTGTATCTGGGACGTACCAAGCGGCTGGCGTCGTCGGGACAGCGGATTGTGTTGCACGCAATAGACCGCGGCTGCACAAAGCCCGGATGTACCGCACCCGGATATCGGTGCCAAGTGCACCATGCCGAACTCGACTGGGCGGAGGGCGGCTTGACCAACATCACCGACGAGACTCTGGCGTGCGGTCCGCACAATCGCTTGGTCATGGAGGGCGGTTGGCGCACCCGAAAGCGACGAGACGGCACCACCGAATGGATTCCACCACCGCACTTGGACAGTGGCCAAAGCCGTGTCAACAACTATCACCACCCCGAGCGGTATTTAACTGCGGCAGAGAAGGGGTCGGAATGA
- a CDS encoding helix-turn-helix domain-containing protein: MRGANSAPTERVLDVIELLSHPENRTMRFSDVVRDLDLSQATAHAILKTLSDRGWVQRDPVTKTFSLGPALSLIASRLDSARPLANLAHDAARRLATAVDVPASVIERAGDDLVITAFEQPKGGAISASPNERIPYTAPFGVAFAAWDTPEAQRAWIQRAAADDAALTRQLTDVLTQTRERGYDIDWMTPALAQAAHAIGSLSDHALPVNMRSIIDQLRVEFTSAALTSDDDPRAPRPVATISAPVLDKGGRIQLVLGVHPVRPMTARDVQRTAKPLLDEVARLSTT; the protein is encoded by the coding sequence TTGCGCGGAGCGAACTCGGCACCCACCGAACGGGTTCTCGATGTCATCGAGTTGCTCAGCCACCCCGAGAACAGAACGATGCGGTTCTCCGACGTGGTACGTGATCTCGACCTCTCGCAGGCGACTGCGCACGCGATCCTGAAAACCCTGTCCGACCGCGGATGGGTCCAGCGGGATCCCGTCACCAAGACGTTCAGCCTCGGCCCAGCGCTGTCACTCATCGCATCCCGCCTAGACAGCGCCCGTCCCCTCGCGAACCTGGCACACGATGCGGCGCGCCGCCTCGCCACCGCAGTCGACGTGCCCGCCTCGGTCATCGAGCGCGCCGGCGACGACCTGGTCATCACGGCATTCGAACAACCGAAGGGCGGGGCGATCTCGGCGTCGCCGAACGAGCGGATTCCATACACAGCGCCGTTCGGCGTCGCGTTCGCCGCGTGGGACACGCCGGAGGCACAGCGGGCGTGGATCCAGCGGGCGGCGGCCGACGACGCGGCACTCACTCGGCAGCTGACCGATGTTCTCACGCAGACCCGGGAACGCGGCTACGACATCGATTGGATGACTCCGGCGCTTGCGCAGGCGGCACACGCGATCGGTTCACTGTCCGATCACGCACTGCCGGTCAACATGCGTTCCATCATCGATCAGTTGCGGGTCGAATTCACCTCAGCGGCACTGACTTCTGATGATGACCCCCGCGCGCCTCGCCCTGTTGCCACCATTTCCGCGCCGGTCCTGGACAAGGGTGGCCGCATTCAGCTGGTCCTCGGCGTCCATCCGGTACGCCCAATGACAGCTCGCGACGTACAGCGGACGGCGAAGCCACTACTCGACGAAGTCGCTCGACTCAGTACTACGTAG
- a CDS encoding class I adenylate-forming enzyme family protein, with protein MSGTYWSLVEEAAATHPDRVVLADDFGRSLTNAQLHDAAASTAAALAERGVVDGSVVSWQLPTTLETMVVMVALTRLGAVQNPILPIWRESEVRFVTAQLGTEVIIVPGVWRGFDHVALADELARDQPMTIVVVDHGAPITDGLRLPAGDPASLPAPPTEPTLPRWVYYSSGTTAAPKGVRHCDRSVIAGSAGVVGMFGASSNDVNPIAFPVSHIGGAAMLAASLLTGMRLVLFDAFDPVLTPKAVAAHRPTMLGSATPFFVAYMAAQREHGVEPLFPDLRGCVGGGAPITAELGRQVRQTLSVAGVANAWGLTEFPVVTSPPPDGSPEVLDHTVGRPVPGVTVRVVDDSEREAAPGEEGELRLKGPQCFLGYVDTSLNADAFDTDGWFRSGDRGRIDADGNVVVTGRIKDAIIRNAENISALEIEGVLATHPAVADNAVIGVPDERTGERVCAVVVPRPGHAVTLASLAEHCAKAGMSRHKSPERLEVLEALPRNLTGKVLKNELRARFR; from the coding sequence ATGAGCGGAACGTACTGGAGTCTGGTCGAGGAAGCGGCCGCAACACATCCCGATCGCGTGGTCCTCGCCGACGACTTCGGTCGCAGTTTGACGAATGCGCAGCTACACGATGCGGCCGCGAGTACCGCAGCGGCTCTCGCGGAACGCGGAGTCGTCGACGGGTCGGTAGTGTCCTGGCAGCTGCCGACCACACTCGAGACGATGGTGGTCATGGTGGCGCTGACGCGCCTCGGAGCCGTGCAGAATCCGATCCTGCCCATCTGGCGGGAGAGCGAAGTCCGTTTCGTGACAGCGCAACTCGGCACCGAGGTGATCATCGTCCCCGGTGTGTGGCGCGGTTTCGATCACGTCGCGCTCGCCGACGAGCTCGCCCGCGATCAGCCGATGACGATTGTCGTCGTGGATCACGGCGCCCCGATCACGGATGGCCTCCGGCTTCCCGCGGGTGATCCCGCATCGCTACCCGCCCCTCCTACGGAGCCGACTCTGCCCCGGTGGGTCTACTACTCGTCGGGCACCACTGCGGCTCCGAAGGGCGTGCGGCATTGCGACCGTTCGGTGATCGCCGGGTCGGCAGGCGTGGTCGGCATGTTCGGAGCCTCCAGCAACGACGTCAATCCGATCGCTTTTCCGGTGTCGCACATCGGTGGCGCCGCGATGTTGGCGGCCAGCCTGCTGACCGGCATGCGCTTGGTGCTGTTCGACGCGTTCGACCCGGTGCTCACGCCGAAGGCGGTCGCTGCGCACCGGCCGACGATGCTCGGTTCGGCGACGCCCTTCTTTGTCGCCTATATGGCCGCGCAGCGCGAACACGGTGTAGAGCCGTTATTTCCCGATCTGCGCGGTTGCGTGGGAGGTGGGGCGCCGATCACCGCCGAGCTGGGGCGCCAAGTACGCCAGACGCTTTCGGTTGCCGGAGTGGCGAACGCCTGGGGCCTCACCGAGTTCCCGGTCGTGACCTCGCCACCGCCAGACGGATCACCCGAGGTGCTCGATCACACGGTCGGCCGCCCAGTGCCAGGGGTGACCGTTCGCGTCGTCGACGACTCCGAGCGTGAAGCTGCGCCGGGGGAGGAGGGGGAGCTTCGACTGAAGGGGCCGCAGTGCTTCCTCGGCTACGTTGACACGTCGCTGAATGCTGATGCGTTCGACACTGACGGCTGGTTCCGCAGCGGCGACCGCGGACGTATCGATGCCGACGGCAACGTCGTCGTCACCGGGCGCATCAAGGATGCGATCATCCGCAACGCGGAGAACATCTCGGCACTAGAGATTGAAGGAGTGCTGGCCACTCATCCGGCAGTCGCCGACAACGCAGTCATTGGAGTGCCAGACGAACGAACCGGCGAACGGGTGTGTGCCGTCGTCGTGCCGCGGCCCGGACACGCAGTCACGCTGGCCTCACTCGCCGAGCATTGTGCGAAAGCGGGCATGAGCCGACACAAGAGCCCGGAGCGGCTCGAAGTGCTGGAGGCGCTGCCGCGCAACCTCACCGGCAAGGTTCTGAAGAATGAGCTGCGTGCACGGTTTCGTTAG
- a CDS encoding SDR family NAD(P)-dependent oxidoreductase: MSEVSDKYGPWALVVGASDGCGALFAERLAREGVDVVLVARREQLLQEVAAGIGERTGAATRTLAVDLTDPDGAQKIVDATEDLDIGMLVYCAGGDPNYQPFLANPVSAAEALLHRNCLVLMQLCHHYAGRMVERGRGGIVNFSSGAALAGGPNMVAYGGTKAFDMVFTEGLWAELHDKGVDVLCLLLGKTDTPALRQLEHSRGQIASLDDVPPGAIPAEDVIDEAFDNLTNGPTLMVGDMMRMAEEVFKTLSRNDAVKMVIQAGAQAMGSDGDR; the protein is encoded by the coding sequence ATGAGCGAGGTATCCGACAAGTACGGACCGTGGGCGCTAGTTGTTGGCGCGTCCGATGGTTGCGGTGCGCTGTTCGCCGAGAGGCTGGCGCGTGAGGGTGTAGACGTAGTGCTCGTCGCGCGCCGCGAGCAACTACTGCAAGAGGTGGCCGCGGGCATCGGCGAACGTACCGGTGCGGCGACCAGGACGCTCGCCGTCGACCTCACCGATCCAGACGGGGCGCAGAAGATCGTCGACGCGACCGAAGATCTCGACATCGGCATGTTGGTCTACTGCGCAGGCGGTGATCCGAACTATCAGCCCTTCCTTGCCAATCCGGTGTCGGCAGCAGAGGCATTGCTACACCGCAACTGCCTGGTATTGATGCAGTTGTGTCACCACTACGCGGGCAGAATGGTGGAACGCGGCCGCGGCGGCATCGTCAACTTCAGCTCGGGTGCGGCGTTGGCCGGTGGACCGAATATGGTCGCGTACGGCGGTACCAAGGCCTTCGACATGGTGTTCACCGAAGGCCTGTGGGCCGAGCTTCACGACAAGGGTGTCGACGTGCTGTGCCTGTTGCTCGGCAAGACCGACACTCCGGCGCTGCGTCAGCTCGAACACAGCCGCGGACAAATTGCCTCACTCGACGACGTTCCGCCCGGCGCCATTCCGGCCGAGGATGTCATCGACGAAGCTTTCGACAATCTCACCAACGGTCCCACGCTCATGGTGGGCGACATGATGCGGATGGCCGAAGAGGTGTTCAAAACGCTCAGTCGCAATGATGCCGTCAAGATGGTCATTCAGGCCGGCGCGCAAGCCATGGGATCGGACGGAGACCGCTAG
- a CDS encoding acyl-CoA dehydrogenase family protein produces MSTPGARPSDAELAEFRDRVRAHIAEHAPPFDAREGRRAPENPEQEAQLRRWFATLFDAGFVGADWPVEHGGSADHHPLHDRILSEEILRARAPRPVDQVNLAAHVLLHFGSAEQKAELLPPIRRSEHVWCQLLSEPDAGSDIANVRTRGAQQADGSWVIDGQKTWITDGHWADMGLALVRTDPSSSRHHGLSVFVVPLSTAGVEVRPIRTINEAIEVNEVFLDGVTVPAHSLIGEIGQGWSIIMAGLDFERFGIGGNVILLELLIDDLVTVARHATLDAKPAFEHEDIRQKVAELAVEVEVAKAFIDDHVERLVAGSERPGDGSIAKLSFAETYHRVSAYGAELAPMVCTVAADPSVEQAKQRLRECWLWSRAYTVSGGSNEMMRNILAKRRLLLPSR; encoded by the coding sequence GTGAGCACTCCGGGGGCCCGGCCAAGCGACGCGGAGTTGGCCGAGTTCAGGGACCGGGTCAGGGCGCACATCGCCGAACACGCACCGCCGTTCGACGCGCGGGAGGGGCGCCGGGCCCCCGAGAACCCTGAACAGGAAGCACAACTACGCAGGTGGTTCGCCACACTGTTCGACGCGGGATTCGTCGGCGCCGACTGGCCCGTCGAGCACGGCGGGTCGGCCGACCACCATCCTCTGCACGACCGGATCCTCAGCGAGGAGATCCTGCGCGCCCGTGCTCCGCGGCCTGTGGATCAGGTCAACCTCGCAGCTCACGTGCTGCTGCACTTCGGGTCGGCGGAACAGAAGGCCGAACTGCTTCCGCCGATCCGGCGCAGCGAACATGTGTGGTGCCAGTTGCTCAGCGAGCCCGACGCCGGCAGCGACATCGCCAACGTCCGGACCAGAGGAGCGCAGCAGGCCGACGGGTCGTGGGTCATCGACGGGCAGAAGACGTGGATCACCGACGGGCACTGGGCGGATATGGGCCTGGCCCTCGTTCGCACCGATCCATCGTCGTCACGCCACCACGGACTGTCGGTCTTTGTCGTCCCGTTGTCGACGGCCGGTGTCGAGGTCCGTCCGATCCGGACGATCAACGAGGCGATCGAGGTGAACGAAGTCTTTCTCGACGGTGTCACGGTGCCCGCACACAGCTTGATCGGTGAGATCGGCCAAGGTTGGTCGATCATCATGGCGGGCTTGGACTTCGAGCGTTTCGGGATCGGCGGCAATGTGATCCTGCTGGAGCTGCTGATCGATGATCTGGTCACGGTGGCGCGGCACGCCACGCTCGACGCCAAACCGGCGTTCGAACATGAGGATATCCGCCAAAAGGTGGCCGAGTTGGCCGTCGAAGTGGAGGTGGCGAAGGCGTTCATCGACGACCACGTCGAACGCCTGGTGGCTGGCTCCGAACGACCCGGCGACGGCTCCATCGCCAAGCTGAGTTTCGCCGAGACATACCACCGGGTTTCGGCATACGGCGCCGAACTGGCGCCGATGGTGTGCACCGTGGCTGCCGATCCGAGTGTCGAGCAGGCGAAACAGCGCCTGCGAGAATGCTGGTTGTGGTCGCGTGCATATACGGTGTCCGGAGGAAGCAATGAAATGATGCGCAACATCCTGGCCAAACGGCGGCTGCTGCTGCCGAGCCGCTGA
- a CDS encoding zinc-binding dehydrogenase, with protein MVLRGGRLEVRDTADPVPGPTDLLLKTLSTAICASDVHFMDHPELAIDDPTGRSLYDADRDIVMGHEFVGEVIGHGPGCSDAFPVGSRVTSMPIRLVDGGAGGLRIIGQHPEAQGSFGELLVVPEATARVVEGSVSSDAIAVVDAFAVGEFYVRAAAIQPGEIPIVIGAGAIGLSAVAALSSRGIEPIIVSDYKAERRELAKSHFGADVLVDAVEESVFDVFRRERAQRHLGGSAVVFECVGAPGLIDRIAAEAEFYTRIYCAGGWYTGDTLNITQATQQGLTFQFGGGPMPQDWYGVLDAVIEGRLDPLPSIGKVIGLDEVPEAIEAARRSDGPPRIVVHPNGDVK; from the coding sequence GTGGTGTTAAGAGGTGGCCGACTGGAGGTCCGCGACACCGCCGACCCCGTTCCAGGTCCGACTGATCTGCTCCTCAAGACGCTCAGCACGGCGATCTGTGCGTCCGACGTCCACTTCATGGACCATCCGGAACTCGCGATCGACGACCCGACCGGGCGATCGCTGTACGACGCAGACCGCGACATCGTGATGGGGCACGAGTTCGTGGGTGAGGTGATCGGCCACGGGCCCGGGTGCAGCGACGCGTTCCCCGTCGGCTCGCGCGTGACGTCCATGCCGATCAGACTCGTCGACGGCGGCGCGGGCGGGCTTCGCATCATCGGTCAGCATCCCGAGGCCCAAGGGAGCTTCGGCGAGCTACTCGTAGTGCCGGAGGCCACCGCGCGAGTCGTTGAGGGCTCGGTGTCCAGTGATGCCATCGCCGTCGTCGATGCATTCGCCGTCGGTGAGTTCTACGTACGCGCGGCGGCGATCCAACCGGGCGAGATACCGATCGTCATCGGTGCGGGCGCCATCGGCCTTTCTGCGGTTGCCGCGCTGTCCAGTCGTGGCATCGAGCCAATCATCGTGTCGGACTACAAGGCCGAGCGCCGCGAGCTCGCGAAGTCGCACTTCGGGGCCGACGTGCTCGTCGACGCGGTCGAAGAGTCGGTGTTCGATGTGTTTCGGCGTGAGCGGGCACAACGTCACCTGGGCGGCTCGGCCGTGGTTTTCGAATGCGTCGGCGCGCCGGGTCTGATCGATCGCATCGCAGCGGAAGCGGAGTTCTACACGCGCATCTATTGTGCCGGCGGCTGGTACACCGGCGACACACTGAACATCACCCAGGCAACGCAGCAGGGCCTCACGTTCCAGTTCGGCGGTGGCCCCATGCCCCAAGATTGGTACGGGGTGCTGGACGCGGTGATCGAGGGGCGGCTGGACCCGTTGCCGAGCATCGGGAAGGTCATCGGCCTCGACGAGGTGCCCGAAGCGATCGAGGCGGCCCGGCGGTCCGACGGGCCGCCGCGGATCGTCGTCCACCCGAACGGAGACGTGAAATGA